A single window of Desulfovibrio sp. G11 DNA harbors:
- a CDS encoding MoaD/ThiS family protein has product MHLTVKLSTTLRDHVPGYNPEEGLRVDMPEGSTAERLACRLGLPLQDIKIVMINGRQRKADDLLRDGDRVAFFPAVGGG; this is encoded by the coding sequence ATGCACCTGACCGTAAAGCTGAGCACCACGCTGCGCGATCATGTACCCGGCTACAATCCCGAAGAGGGCCTGCGGGTCGACATGCCTGAAGGAAGCACTGCGGAACGTCTGGCCTGCCGTCTGGGCCTGCCGCTGCAAGACATCAAGATTGTCATGATCAACGGACGCCAGCGCAAGGCGGACGATCTCCTGCGCGACGGCGATCGCGTTGCCTTCTTCCCGGCTGTCGGTGGAGGCTAG
- a CDS encoding energy-coupling factor ABC transporter ATP-binding protein, which produces MIQYKGRNLVQMYGGRIALNLPCLEVEKGETLALTGPNGCGKSTLLRLLAFLERPVSGTLRYAGNAAASRQEVTLLLQEPYLLRMSVFNNVVLGLRLRHDTASARCVYEQSMRAVGFDRPWDFAQRGPAELSGGERQRVALASRLALRPGVLLLDEPTANVDAASALAVVSAIEACRNKGVTVICATHDPALIRTLAARELQLGRHWNEAAKGFPAS; this is translated from the coding sequence ATGATACAGTATAAGGGCCGCAATCTGGTGCAGATGTATGGCGGCCGCATTGCCCTGAACCTGCCCTGCCTTGAGGTTGAAAAGGGCGAAACCCTGGCGCTCACCGGGCCAAACGGCTGCGGCAAGTCCACGCTGCTCCGCCTGTTGGCCTTTTTGGAGCGTCCGGTATCGGGAACACTGCGTTATGCCGGCAACGCCGCAGCAAGTCGGCAGGAGGTCACGCTGCTGCTTCAGGAACCTTACCTGCTGCGCATGAGCGTGTTCAATAATGTGGTGCTCGGCCTGCGCCTGCGGCATGACACTGCTTCGGCACGTTGTGTCTATGAGCAGAGCATGAGGGCCGTGGGTTTTGACAGGCCCTGGGATTTCGCGCAACGCGGCCCTGCGGAACTTTCCGGCGGGGAACGCCAGCGCGTGGCCCTTGCCTCGCGTCTGGCACTGCGCCCCGGGGTGCTGCTGCTGGATGAACCTACCGCCAATGTGGATGCAGCCAGCGCCCTGGCGGTGGTGAGCGCTATTGAGGCCTGCCGGAACAAAGGCGTAACCGTGATCTGCGCCACGCATGATCCGGCGCTGATCCGCACACTCGCTGCCCGCGAACTACAGCTCGGCAGGCACTGGAATGAGGCGGCGAAGGGATTTCCGGCATCCTGA
- a CDS encoding LacI family DNA-binding transcriptional regulator, which produces MTIDGGKQAETGTKKATLADVAQAAEVSPATVSMILNGREGVSFAEETVKTVLAAAAKLNYTGGRRGRVPLGSRPVILIAVPNVTNPYYATIIQAIQQAAEKKNYATCVSATYRSLENELAALQLARSTGMAGIIFAMLAHPDAILARAGRKMPLVVMGDRRVGLNVDTVELNNYDAGSLIAQHMCELGHKHMAYISTSLDTCNPIRVQRLKGLQDTLARLCPEGRLVVKSRDISPETELENLLIEHTVGYELARGCFDDKKITAFVAVNDMVAYGVMDAVIEAGLSIPDDYSVCGFDNLWPSHFARVSLTTIEHYINDKGHNALDLLHARISGQLSNRNITRVEVSHKLIARASTGAPRRSWAGPSGSGS; this is translated from the coding sequence ATGACGATTGATGGCGGAAAGCAGGCCGAAACGGGCACAAAAAAGGCAACCCTTGCGGATGTGGCCCAGGCGGCGGAAGTGTCACCCGCCACGGTTTCAATGATTCTCAATGGCCGTGAAGGAGTTTCTTTTGCCGAGGAGACAGTCAAGACGGTTCTGGCCGCGGCAGCAAAGCTCAACTACACCGGCGGCAGACGCGGCAGGGTACCCCTGGGAAGCAGGCCCGTCATACTGATTGCCGTGCCGAACGTAACGAACCCTTATTACGCCACGATTATTCAGGCCATTCAGCAGGCAGCGGAAAAAAAGAATTACGCCACCTGCGTAAGCGCCACCTACCGCAGCCTGGAAAATGAGCTGGCGGCCTTGCAGCTGGCCCGTTCCACAGGCATGGCCGGTATTATATTCGCCATGCTGGCGCACCCTGACGCCATACTGGCGCGCGCCGGGCGCAAGATGCCCCTGGTGGTTATGGGCGACCGGCGCGTGGGCCTTAATGTAGATACGGTAGAGCTGAACAACTACGATGCGGGCAGCCTTATTGCCCAGCACATGTGCGAACTGGGGCATAAGCACATGGCCTATATTTCCACATCGCTGGACACCTGCAACCCCATCAGGGTGCAGCGCCTCAAGGGCCTGCAGGACACCCTGGCCCGGCTCTGCCCCGAAGGCCGCCTTGTGGTCAAAAGCCGCGATATTTCGCCTGAAACGGAACTGGAAAACCTGCTTATCGAGCACACCGTGGGCTACGAACTGGCCCGGGGCTGTTTTGACGACAAAAAGATCACGGCCTTTGTGGCCGTCAACGATATGGTGGCCTACGGGGTCATGGATGCCGTGATTGAAGCCGGTTTGAGCATCCCCGATGATTACAGCGTCTGCGGATTCGACAATCTCTGGCCCTCGCATTTTGCCCGTGTGTCTTTGACGACCATCGAGCATTATATCAATGACAAGGGGCATAATGCCCTGGACCTGCTGCATGCCAGAATCAGCGGGCAGCTCTCGAACCGGAATATAACCAGGGTCGAGGTCAGCCACAAACTTATTGCGCGCGCCTCTACCGGCGCTCCGCGTCGATCCTGGGCCGGACCTTCCGGCTCAGGATCGTAA
- a CDS encoding substrate-binding domain-containing protein, which yields MFRMSRLFLAACVMGLLALAPVARAADVLMMATTTSTQDSGLLEYLEPFFKKETGMELKWVAVGTGKALEIAKNCDADVLLVHAPAAELEFIKAGHGTDRRQIMYNDFVIVGPKADPAKIAGKSSAEALGRILKSKAGFVSRGDQSGTHKAEQKLWQQAGITPDKDPAYFSAGQGMMATLNMAAEKKAYALTDRGTWITFADKAGADNPLAIAMEGDTALFNQYSVITVNPDRCPKVDKALAQKFEDWWVSPSTQQKIADYKLKGKQLFFPNAGK from the coding sequence ATGTTCCGTATGTCCCGGCTGTTTCTGGCAGCCTGTGTTATGGGCCTGCTGGCCCTTGCCCCTGTGGCGCGTGCCGCAGATGTGCTTATGATGGCTACAACCACCAGCACCCAGGATTCCGGTCTGCTGGAATATCTTGAGCCGTTCTTCAAAAAAGAAACCGGCATGGAGCTTAAGTGGGTGGCCGTGGGAACCGGCAAGGCGCTTGAAATCGCCAAAAACTGTGATGCGGACGTGCTTCTGGTGCACGCCCCGGCCGCCGAACTGGAGTTCATCAAGGCCGGACACGGCACAGACCGCCGCCAGATCATGTATAATGACTTTGTTATTGTGGGACCGAAAGCCGACCCTGCCAAGATCGCCGGAAAAAGCAGCGCTGAAGCTCTCGGGCGTATCTTGAAAAGCAAGGCGGGTTTTGTGAGCCGTGGCGACCAGTCCGGCACGCACAAGGCCGAACAGAAGCTCTGGCAGCAGGCGGGCATTACGCCCGACAAGGATCCGGCGTATTTTTCCGCAGGGCAGGGCATGATGGCCACGTTGAACATGGCTGCGGAAAAAAAGGCCTACGCGCTGACGGACAGGGGAACCTGGATCACCTTTGCCGACAAGGCGGGGGCAGATAATCCCCTGGCTATAGCGATGGAAGGAGATACTGCACTTTTCAACCAGTACAGCGTCATCACGGTCAATCCCGATCGTTGCCCCAAGGTTGACAAGGCATTGGCGCAAAAGTTTGAAGACTGGTGGGTCTCGCCATCCACACAGCAGAAAATCGCCGATTACAAGCTGAAGGGCAAACAGCTTTTCTTTCCCAATGCGGGCAAGTAG
- a CDS encoding phosphodiesterase: MHILQLSDTHLRGDNSLSFRVVDTRRCLDAATAHLKTMAQKPDIIVLSGDLADSGDLNAYHILYDALSPLGIPVYALPGNHDRRDRMRDVLQGWCPAAPEVSPHICYTVEMDELRLVMVDSMHPGSHSGHLFPAVEGWLARTLAQRPDVQTLVFMHHPPFMTGMGAMDEPFENQGALAAIAGDNPQIRLCFGHMHRPIITQWQGRLCMTAPSAAMQIDLDLSPEGGDTFRMEAPGYLLHHYEHGILNTHVCQIPSDVTFAGPYPFVGSVNPSGPAR, from the coding sequence ATGCATATACTACAACTTTCCGATACGCATCTACGCGGCGACAACAGCCTGTCTTTCCGGGTTGTGGATACGCGCCGCTGTCTTGATGCCGCCACCGCGCACCTGAAAACCATGGCTCAAAAGCCGGATATTATCGTGCTCAGCGGCGACCTGGCCGACAGCGGCGACCTCAACGCCTACCATATCCTTTATGACGCGCTGTCGCCCCTGGGCATTCCCGTGTATGCCCTGCCGGGCAATCATGACAGACGCGACAGGATGCGGGACGTACTGCAGGGATGGTGCCCCGCAGCCCCGGAGGTGTCTCCCCACATCTGCTACACGGTTGAAATGGACGAACTGCGCCTTGTAATGGTGGACAGCATGCACCCCGGTTCGCATTCAGGCCATCTGTTTCCGGCGGTTGAAGGCTGGCTGGCACGCACCCTGGCACAGCGGCCCGATGTGCAGACGCTCGTTTTCATGCACCATCCGCCTTTCATGACGGGCATGGGCGCCATGGACGAACCTTTTGAGAATCAGGGGGCGCTGGCTGCCATAGCAGGAGACAACCCGCAGATCCGTCTGTGCTTCGGCCACATGCACAGGCCCATCATCACCCAATGGCAGGGGCGGCTGTGCATGACCGCACCCTCGGCGGCCATGCAGATTGACCTGGACCTTTCCCCCGAAGGCGGAGACACCTTCCGCATGGAAGCCCCAGGCTATCTGCTGCACCACTATGAACACGGCATACTCAATACGCATGTCTGCCAGATTCCATCGGATGTGACCTTTGCCGGACCGTATCCTTTTGTGGGATCCGTCAACCCCTCCGGCCCGGCGAGGTAG
- a CDS encoding aldehyde ferredoxin oxidoreductase C-terminal domain-containing protein, protein MFRFLRVNMATRTCVFEEIPQEYAGLGGRALTSTIVAREVPPTCTAIGPHNKLVFAPGLLGATNSPNANRISVGCKSPLTEGIKESNAGGQPGGHLARLGILAVIVENMAEEGQWWQLEIGKDHARLVPSDVAGLNNFDAVAKLVEKHGETCSYISIGRAGEFKLTAASIACTDRELRPMRHAGRGGVGAVMGSKGLKAIIINPEGGKNQPLQDEKAFREASKRFAKALAEHPITSKGLADYGTAVLVNILHEAGGLPTANFTVGRFDQHESVSGELLNQMTKERGGTVAHGCMSGCMIRCSGILPDKKGKFQSKWPEYETLWAFGPHSGIGDMDAISKYDYMCDDIGVDTIDVGVAMGVAMAGGAIPYGDARAVMDAMHAISEGTPLGRIIGCGTATTGRVFGVRRVPTVKGQSLPAYDPRAVKGQGVTYATSPMGADHTAGYAVTANILSSGGTVDPLKKEGQIELSRNLQVATASVDSVGLCLFTAFAILDVPDALPAIVDMLNAKFGWQLTGDDVVTLGQRILSTEIDFNRRAGITQAADVLPDFFTDEKFPPHDTTFDITHDELKTVFNWIEEK, encoded by the coding sequence ATGTTTCGTTTCCTGCGCGTCAATATGGCGACCAGAACCTGTGTTTTTGAAGAAATACCCCAGGAATACGCGGGCCTTGGCGGCCGTGCGCTGACCTCAACCATTGTGGCGCGCGAAGTGCCGCCCACCTGCACGGCCATTGGGCCGCACAACAAACTGGTTTTTGCTCCGGGCCTGCTCGGTGCGACCAACAGCCCCAATGCCAACCGTATTTCCGTGGGCTGTAAAAGCCCGCTCACCGAAGGCATCAAGGAATCCAACGCCGGCGGCCAGCCCGGCGGCCATCTGGCCCGCCTGGGCATTCTTGCCGTGATTGTTGAAAACATGGCCGAAGAAGGGCAGTGGTGGCAGCTTGAAATAGGCAAAGACCATGCCAGGCTCGTGCCGTCGGATGTGGCGGGGCTGAACAACTTTGACGCCGTGGCGAAACTTGTGGAAAAGCACGGCGAGACGTGCAGCTATATCAGCATTGGCCGGGCTGGAGAGTTCAAGCTTACCGCGGCCTCCATTGCCTGCACGGACCGTGAGTTGCGACCCATGCGCCATGCCGGGCGCGGCGGCGTGGGGGCGGTGATGGGGTCAAAGGGCCTCAAGGCCATCATCATCAATCCCGAGGGCGGTAAAAACCAGCCTCTGCAGGATGAAAAAGCTTTTCGCGAGGCCTCCAAGCGTTTCGCCAAGGCCCTGGCCGAGCATCCCATTACCAGCAAGGGCCTTGCAGACTACGGCACAGCCGTGCTCGTCAACATCCTGCATGAGGCCGGGGGCCTGCCCACCGCCAACTTTACCGTAGGCCGCTTTGACCAGCACGAGAGCGTCTCGGGCGAGTTGCTGAACCAGATGACCAAGGAGCGCGGCGGCACGGTGGCCCACGGCTGCATGAGCGGTTGCATGATCCGTTGCAGCGGCATCCTGCCGGACAAAAAGGGCAAGTTCCAAAGCAAATGGCCTGAATACGAAACCCTGTGGGCCTTTGGGCCGCACTCGGGTATTGGCGATATGGATGCCATTTCCAAATACGACTACATGTGCGACGACATCGGCGTGGACACCATTGACGTAGGTGTCGCCATGGGCGTGGCCATGGCCGGGGGAGCCATCCCTTACGGAGACGCCAGGGCCGTTATGGATGCCATGCATGCCATCAGCGAAGGTACGCCCCTTGGGCGTATCATCGGCTGCGGCACGGCGACCACGGGCCGGGTGTTCGGTGTGCGGCGCGTACCCACAGTCAAGGGGCAGAGCCTTCCCGCGTATGACCCGCGTGCGGTCAAGGGGCAGGGCGTCACCTACGCCACGTCGCCCATGGGGGCGGACCATACCGCCGGTTATGCGGTCACGGCCAATATCCTGAGCAGCGGCGGCACGGTGGATCCCCTGAAAAAAGAAGGCCAGATCGAGCTTTCACGCAATCTTCAGGTGGCGACAGCCTCGGTGGACTCGGTGGGTCTTTGCCTGTTCACGGCCTTTGCCATTCTGGACGTACCGGACGCTCTGCCCGCCATTGTGGACATGCTCAACGCCAAGTTCGGCTGGCAGCTCACGGGCGACGATGTGGTGACCCTGGGGCAGCGCATCCTTTCTACAGAAATCGACTTCAACCGTCGCGCTGGCATTACCCAGGCCGCGGACGTGCTGCCCGATTTCTTTACGGATGAAAAGTTTCCTCCGCATGATACCACGTTTGACATCACCCACGATGAACTCAAGACCGTGTTCAACTGGATCGAAGAAAAATAG
- a CDS encoding ABC transporter permease codes for MDYLVNGISGAFSLLIHMDEVTLSAVRATLLSTCYAMAASLLLGLPLGFILGYCAFPGKRALRLVSDTLLAFPTVLIGLLVYALITARGPLGQYGLLFTLPGMAVGQALLALPIVVSWTAQAVESLDPRCRDTLLTLGANARQMAVFSLWECRYSIGMVCITAFGRVITEVGVAMMLGGNIRYATRTMTTAIALETSKGDFAQGIALGLVLLLMAFVINLALAFFRHRGRA; via the coding sequence ATGGACTATCTTGTCAACGGCATTTCCGGCGCATTTTCCCTCTTGATCCACATGGATGAGGTCACCCTTTCCGCCGTGCGCGCCACGCTGCTTTCCACCTGCTATGCCATGGCCGCCTCTCTGCTGCTGGGGCTGCCGCTGGGCTTTATACTCGGGTATTGCGCCTTTCCCGGTAAAAGGGCGTTGCGCCTTGTTTCCGACACGCTTCTGGCTTTTCCCACGGTTCTTATCGGCCTGCTGGTTTATGCTCTCATAACGGCGCGTGGTCCCCTCGGACAGTATGGTTTGCTGTTTACCCTGCCGGGAATGGCCGTGGGCCAGGCCCTTCTGGCCCTGCCCATTGTGGTCTCATGGACCGCGCAGGCTGTGGAAAGTCTGGACCCGCGCTGCCGCGACACCCTGTTGACCCTTGGGGCCAATGCCCGGCAAATGGCGGTGTTTTCGCTGTGGGAATGCCGTTACTCCATTGGCATGGTCTGCATCACGGCTTTTGGGCGCGTTATTACCGAGGTGGGCGTGGCCATGATGCTCGGCGGCAATATCCGCTATGCCACCCGAACCATGACCACAGCCATAGCGCTGGAGACCAGCAAGGGAGACTTTGCCCAGGGCATAGCTCTGGGGCTTGTTCTGCTGCTCATGGCTTTCGTCATCAATCTGGCGTTGGCCTTTTTCAGGCACAGGGGGCGCGCGTGA
- a CDS encoding MFS transporter, with the protein MSDARAQKHVPTRQEMRKVVIASLLGATIEWYDFFLYGVVAGIVFNKLYFPTTDPFIGTILAYSTFAIGYLARPLGGFIFGHYGDKLGRKRMLILTMLIMGIATVGIGLIPTYASIGIAAPILLQTLRLCQGLGLGGEWGGAVLMTYEYTSEREKAFYASIPQMGLATGLCLASGMVALLSWLLTNEQFMAWGWRLAFLMSVVLIAIALYVRTHILETPEFRKVQEEGQAEKKVLPIVTVCKNFPGNIALGVGARWIDGVFFNVLAVFSISYLVQYIDVTRTQALTAVMIAALLMCPFILIAGRLADRFGRGRIYGLASLACALTIFPSFWLMQGSGGNIFIIGLAIAIPLSICYAGVFGPEAALFSDLFPAEVRYTGISIVYQFPGFLVAGIVPGVCTALMRWNDGNPAYICIFVILAAVTSALSAFAIQRRHDRAARQAQAHGVMQAGASSQAQG; encoded by the coding sequence ATGTCAGACGCAAGGGCACAAAAACACGTTCCCACCAGACAGGAGATGCGCAAGGTCGTTATCGCCAGCCTGCTCGGCGCGACCATCGAATGGTACGACTTTTTCCTCTACGGGGTCGTGGCGGGCATTGTGTTCAACAAGCTTTACTTTCCCACCACCGACCCTTTCATCGGAACCATCCTCGCTTACAGCACCTTCGCCATCGGTTATCTGGCCCGTCCCCTCGGGGGCTTCATATTCGGGCACTACGGTGACAAGCTGGGCCGCAAGCGCATGCTTATCCTCACCATGCTGATTATGGGCATAGCCACGGTGGGCATCGGCCTTATCCCCACCTATGCCAGTATCGGCATTGCCGCCCCCATACTGCTGCAAACCCTGCGCCTGTGCCAGGGGCTTGGCCTTGGCGGCGAATGGGGCGGAGCGGTACTTATGACCTATGAATACACCAGCGAACGCGAAAAAGCCTTTTATGCCAGTATTCCCCAGATGGGGCTGGCTACGGGCCTTTGTCTTGCTTCCGGCATGGTGGCCCTGCTTTCCTGGCTTTTGACCAACGAACAGTTCATGGCCTGGGGCTGGCGCCTGGCTTTTCTCATGAGTGTTGTGCTGATAGCCATAGCGCTCTACGTACGGACCCATATTCTTGAAACCCCCGAATTTCGCAAGGTGCAGGAAGAAGGTCAGGCTGAAAAGAAAGTTCTGCCCATTGTCACGGTATGCAAGAACTTTCCGGGCAATATAGCCCTCGGCGTTGGCGCGCGCTGGATTGACGGCGTGTTCTTTAACGTGCTGGCGGTTTTTTCCATCAGTTATCTTGTGCAGTACATAGACGTCACGCGCACCCAGGCCCTGACTGCGGTCATGATCGCGGCCCTGCTCATGTGCCCGTTCATCCTCATCGCCGGACGCCTGGCCGACCGCTTCGGCCGAGGCCGCATTTATGGTCTGGCAAGCCTGGCCTGCGCCCTGACCATCTTTCCTTCTTTCTGGCTCATGCAGGGCAGCGGCGGAAACATATTCATCATCGGCCTTGCCATAGCCATTCCCCTCAGCATCTGTTATGCCGGGGTGTTTGGGCCTGAAGCCGCACTTTTTTCTGATCTTTTTCCGGCTGAAGTGCGCTACACCGGCATTTCCATAGTGTACCAGTTTCCCGGATTTCTGGTGGCGGGCATCGTACCCGGCGTGTGCACGGCGCTTATGCGGTGGAACGACGGTAATCCGGCCTATATCTGCATTTTTGTGATCCTTGCGGCTGTCACCAGCGCCCTGTCGGCCTTTGCCATCCAGCGGCGGCATGACAGGGCGGCACGGCAGGCTCAGGCCCATGGCGTCATGCAGGCCGGGGCAAGCTCGCAGGCTCAGGGGTAA
- a CDS encoding elongation factor G, with product MPTPLEMQRTFALVGTGGCGKTSLAEMLLFNAGTTTRMGAIEEGTTSLDYEPEETRRRGSVQPACATYMWNKNRHFLLDIPGDGNFTGDMECLLKGVDSVVFVLDAVDGVRPLAKKFWSMVRQAGLPVMIVINKLDRDRADFQMTFDGLSALGIRPVALQLPIRQGETFLGVADVLSGKAHMFKPDGSTAEAEIPAGLADDVSLLRDITVENIAESDEILMEKYLEEGSLPPEDLHDGLRAGVIKGELIPVLTCSALENKGGAALLDAIEALLPSPLDRPAFEGEGGASRTADPEGPVACFVFKTLADPFAGQLSLLRILSGTISGDVNLKNMRSEDNERLGSLLFLTGKNQTPCKEPIGPGAIVAVAKLKNTRTGDTLCDEKAPFVLPMPHLPPQLITYALAPREKGEEDKVYAAMQRLLDEDITLKLGRDGENGDILLSGMGQLHIELSVEKAKRRFKVDIVLKTPKVPYRETVRGKCQVQGRHKKQSGGRGQFGDCWIEMEGLPRGSGYQFEDAIVGGVIPRQYVPAIDKGVQEAAARGFLAGCQVVDFRVKVYDGSYHTVDSSEMAFKVAGSLAFKKAMENLKPVLLEPIVLLTVSVPDESMGDVIGDLSSRRGKVLGSDSQGGSTEIKAHVPMSEVLRYAPDLRSMTGGQGFFTMEFAHYEEAPQPVTEKIVAEYQGAKAAE from the coding sequence ATGCCTACCCCACTGGAAATGCAACGCACCTTTGCACTCGTCGGCACCGGCGGCTGCGGCAAAACCTCTCTTGCCGAGATGCTGCTGTTCAATGCCGGAACCACCACCCGCATGGGCGCCATTGAAGAAGGCACCACAAGCCTCGACTACGAACCGGAAGAAACCCGGCGGCGCGGCTCGGTGCAGCCCGCCTGCGCGACCTATATGTGGAACAAAAACCGGCATTTCCTGCTGGATATCCCTGGTGACGGCAACTTTACGGGCGATATGGAATGCCTGCTCAAGGGTGTGGACAGCGTGGTTTTTGTGCTGGACGCCGTGGACGGTGTGCGGCCCCTGGCAAAAAAATTCTGGAGCATGGTCCGGCAGGCCGGTCTGCCCGTCATGATCGTGATCAATAAGCTTGACCGCGACCGCGCCGACTTTCAGATGACCTTTGACGGCCTGTCCGCCTTGGGCATCCGGCCTGTGGCCCTGCAACTGCCCATCCGCCAGGGTGAAACATTTTTGGGTGTGGCCGATGTGCTCTCCGGCAAGGCACACATGTTCAAGCCCGACGGCAGCACGGCTGAAGCCGAAATTCCTGCCGGGCTTGCCGATGATGTGAGCCTTTTACGCGATATTACCGTGGAAAATATCGCTGAAAGCGATGAAATCCTTATGGAAAAATATCTTGAAGAAGGCAGCCTGCCACCGGAAGACCTGCACGACGGCCTGCGTGCGGGCGTTATCAAGGGAGAGCTGATTCCCGTCCTGACCTGCTCGGCCCTTGAAAACAAGGGAGGTGCGGCCTTGCTTGATGCCATAGAAGCCCTGCTGCCCTCGCCTCTTGACCGCCCGGCCTTTGAAGGTGAAGGCGGCGCCAGCCGTACCGCTGACCCGGAAGGTCCGGTGGCCTGCTTTGTGTTCAAGACCCTGGCCGACCCCTTTGCCGGGCAGCTCTCCCTGCTGCGGATTCTTTCCGGCACCATCAGTGGCGATGTAAACCTTAAAAACATGCGCAGCGAAGACAATGAGCGGCTGGGCAGCCTGCTGTTCCTGACGGGCAAAAACCAGACCCCCTGCAAGGAACCGATAGGCCCCGGCGCCATTGTGGCTGTGGCCAAACTCAAAAACACCCGCACAGGCGACACCCTTTGCGATGAAAAGGCCCCCTTTGTGCTGCCCATGCCACACCTGCCGCCGCAACTCATTACCTACGCCCTGGCTCCCAGGGAAAAAGGCGAAGAGGACAAGGTTTACGCGGCCATGCAGCGGCTGCTGGACGAAGATATTACCCTGAAGCTCGGCCGTGACGGAGAAAACGGCGATATCCTGCTCTCGGGCATGGGGCAGTTGCATATCGAGCTTTCTGTTGAAAAGGCCAAGCGCCGCTTCAAGGTGGATATCGTGCTCAAGACCCCCAAGGTTCCCTACCGCGAAACAGTGCGCGGCAAGTGTCAGGTCCAGGGCAGGCACAAAAAGCAGTCCGGTGGCCGGGGCCAGTTCGGCGACTGCTGGATAGAAATGGAAGGGTTGCCGCGCGGCTCCGGTTACCAGTTTGAAGATGCCATTGTGGGCGGCGTCATCCCCCGCCAGTACGTTCCCGCCATTGACAAGGGCGTGCAGGAAGCTGCGGCGCGGGGTTTTCTGGCCGGATGCCAGGTAGTGGATTTCCGCGTCAAGGTTTATGACGGCAGCTATCACACTGTGGACTCTTCAGAAATGGCCTTCAAGGTGGCAGGCTCACTGGCGTTCAAAAAGGCTATGGAGAATCTCAAGCCGGTTTTGCTGGAACCCATTGTGCTGCTGACGGTTTCTGTTCCCGATGAAAGCATGGGCGACGTTATCGGCGACCTCTCCTCCCGCAGGGGCAAGGTGCTTGGCTCCGATTCGCAGGGCGGCAGCACAGAAATCAAGGCCCATGTACCCATGAGCGAAGTGCTGCGCTACGCTCCCGACCTGCGCTCCATGACTGGAGGGCAGGGCTTTTTCACTATGGAATTTGCCCACTATGAAGAAGCCCCGCAGCCTGTAACAGAAAAAATTGTGGCTGAATACCAGGGCGCAAAGGCCGCCGAGTAA
- a CDS encoding TOBE domain-containing protein has translation MTRQQLEALTLRWEQWESEAATRAQKIARARLHLLFLVFRYGGLRLGEALSLEPCRAIDTVTGMMRVSGANAREILLPLSAMRHIRRILSLPQAAKPGFLRFDQGFVRKKFYAVGETMDLPAAMVGPRAIRYSRGLELLALHVPMPLVQKFLGQQGAAQLRAFLKFSGGEACRLLAGQKAGLESAGHNGPAAAADDGTNLFFGVVSGISSGMRKIQVELTTFSDVRLAALCSPEEAGLLELHENQVLSAHVDPARIVVCAEKMSASLVNCLHGVVESLHADMVETFVCLGLPDGTTLRATLDTRAVGKLHLVEGKKVFAYFPAGAVRLLAD, from the coding sequence TTGACTCGTCAGCAACTGGAAGCCCTTACCCTGCGTTGGGAACAGTGGGAAAGCGAGGCTGCCACCAGGGCGCAAAAAATCGCCCGCGCCCGTCTGCACCTGCTTTTTCTGGTGTTCCGCTACGGGGGGCTGCGCCTTGGCGAAGCCCTGAGCCTTGAGCCGTGCCGCGCCATTGATACTGTTACGGGCATGATGCGTGTATCCGGTGCCAATGCGCGTGAAATCCTGCTGCCTTTGAGCGCCATGCGCCACATCCGGCGTATCCTCAGTCTGCCGCAGGCGGCGAAGCCGGGGTTTCTGCGCTTTGACCAGGGCTTTGTGCGTAAAAAGTTTTATGCCGTGGGCGAAACAATGGATTTGCCTGCCGCTATGGTGGGGCCGCGCGCCATCCGTTATTCCCGCGGGCTTGAACTGCTCGCCCTGCATGTACCCATGCCGCTGGTGCAGAAATTTCTGGGCCAGCAGGGGGCCGCGCAACTGAGAGCGTTTTTGAAGTTTTCCGGCGGCGAGGCGTGCCGCCTTCTGGCCGGGCAAAAGGCCGGGCTGGAAAGTGCGGGGCATAATGGCCCGGCTGCTGCGGCTGATGACGGAACAAACCTGTTTTTCGGCGTTGTCAGCGGCATCAGTTCTGGAATGCGCAAAATTCAGGTTGAGCTGACCACGTTTTCCGATGTGCGGCTTGCCGCTCTGTGTTCTCCCGAAGAGGCCGGCCTGCTTGAACTGCATGAAAATCAGGTGCTGAGCGCCCATGTGGACCCGGCGCGTATTGTGGTTTGTGCGGAAAAAATGTCCGCCAGCCTTGTCAACTGCCTGCACGGCGTGGTGGAAAGCCTGCATGCCGACATGGTGGAAACATTTGTCTGCCTTGGGCTGCCCGACGGCACGACCCTGCGGGCCACTCTTGACACACGGGCCGTGGGCAAACTGCATCTTGTTGAAGGTAAAAAAGTTTTTGCCTATTTTCCTGCCGGGGCGGTACGTCTGCTGGCCGACTGA